One Bos taurus isolate L1 Dominette 01449 registration number 42190680 breed Hereford chromosome 16, ARS-UCD2.0, whole genome shotgun sequence DNA window includes the following coding sequences:
- the AGTRAP gene encoding type-1 angiotensin II receptor-associated protein isoform X2 yields MALLCSPDTAQAYTREARGLQGDFHHYLLLYLLYLLSFWGDFSARPRLETIELTCAFCRRGSAVGCIVFQGPYAWTNFPILALGVWAMAQRDSVDAISMFLGGLVATIFLDVIYIGIFYPRSNLSDTVRFSAGMAILNLILKPISCFFVYHMYRERGGELLVHVGFLGPSEERSSYQPIDSSEVPADPESKAHVTRGY; encoded by the exons ATGGCCTTGCTCTGCTCACCAGACACTGCCCAGGCCTACACAAGGGAGGCCCGGGGACTGCAGGGTGATTTTCATCATTACCTTCTGCTTTATCTGCTTTATCTGTTGAGTTTCTGGGGAGATTTTTCTGCCCGACCAAGACTGGAAACCATTGAGCTCACGTGTGCATTTTGCAGACGTGGAAGTGCAGT GGGCTGCATCGTGTTCCAGGGCCCCTATGCCTGGACCAACTTCCCCATCCTGGCCTTGGGCGTGTGGGCCATGGCGCAGCGGGACTCTGTTGACGCCATAAGTATG TTTCTGGGTGGCTTGGTGGCTACCATCTTCCTGGATGTGATCTACATTGGCATCTTCTACCCGAGGTCCAACCTCTCGGACACAGTGCGCTTCAGTGCAGGCATGGCCATCCTCAACCTGATCCTCAAGCCGATCTCCTGCTTCTTCGTCTACCACATGTACCGGGAGCGTGGGGGTGAGCTCCTGGTCCACGTTG GTTTCCTTGGGCCCTCAGAGGAGCGCAGTTCCTACCAGCCAATCGACTCCTCAGAGGTGCCTGCCGACCCTGAGAGCAAGGCTCACGTGACCCGGGGATACTGA